In Methanophagales archaeon, the sequence CTGTCAGTCCACCTTCCAGCACCACTATATTCCCGGATTTCACTCCATCTAATATAAACCTCAACTTCTCCATTGAACCCATAGATTCTACCTTATCTCTGGATACTACGTTCATCTCTATTCCGATCTGTTCTTCAGTCCCTTCCCCTTCCTCTTCACCCGAAGACTTTTGCCATTTCTTCATATAACTCCTCCATGTTATCCCCTTTCAATGCCGATACGGGCACCACACGATGCTGCGGGAAGGCATTTTTTATACGTTGAGGAGCAGCATCGGGCAGATCAATCTTGTTCGCTGCGATGATAATAGGTATACCTCTTGCTTCCATATTCCCTATTATAACAACATTCGTTTGCGTATATGGGTCTGCTGTAGAATCCATAAGTAAAATAACACCATCAATATCGTCAAGCCACTTTATTGCCTCTATAACACCTTCTGTAGCCTCCTTCGCTCGCCTCTTCGCTTCATCCTCCTCCAGACCATAAGCCATAAAATCACGAAAATCTATCTTCGTTGCCAAACCCGGAGTATCAACCACATCGAGCGTCAACTTCGCTCTGCTCCTCTTTGGGCTTGGGTCACGAACACGGTCACGCTCACGGCTGCTGTTGCGGTTGCTGTTCTGAGTCCTCCTCTTGAGGTCTATGAGAACCCTTTCCCTCTTGATTACCCGTCTTGTCTCATGTGGTATCTCTGTTGATACACCCATATCTTCGTTATCGTCCACAAAGGTATGTATTATCCTGTTTGCCAATGTCGTCTTACCCGCGTTTGGTGGACCATAAATACCAATCTTCACCGCCTTCTTCTTGAAGAAGAGAGCTGTTATCAGCTTTGATAAAGCTCCCCTCATCCTCTCCCTCACGCTCATCTCCGTTAAATATTCCCAAAGGGCTTAAATTTAATAAAACCTTATTCCTTCTTAGGTATAGGTAAATAAGTTTATTATGAAATCCTTGATACATCGGGAGAGTTCGGAGACAGAAGAAATTGGTTGAGATAGAAGGTGCAGAAGGGGAGGTTATACGCGTACGTATACCGCAGCGGAAGAATAGAGAGGTGTTAGCAATAGTGGAGAAGATGCTGGGAGGGCGGAGGGTGCTGGTCCAGTGTGAAGATGGTGTGGAGCGAATGGCAAGAATACCAGGGAGATTAAAGCGGAAGCAATGGATCAACGTTGGTGACGTTGTAATCATCGTTCCATGGGAGTTCCAGGATGAAAAAGCTGACCTAATCCATAAATATACAAGACCACAGGCAGAATGGCTGAGAAGGAAGGGCTATTTGAAGTAGAGAGATGGTTGAAGCGGGAAGAGAGGCAGTTACCAAAGGGCAAAAAGAAGAAGAAGGATTATCGTGATGTAAAGACCGAACAATATGTCTTTGACCTCCC encodes:
- a CDS encoding GTP-binding protein codes for the protein MRGALSKLITALFFKKKAVKIGIYGPPNAGKTTLANRIIHTFVDDNEDMGVSTEIPHETRRVIKRERVLIDLKRRTQNSNRNSSRERDRVRDPSPKRSRAKLTLDVVDTPGLATKIDFRDFMAYGLEEDEAKRRAKEATEGVIEAIKWLDDIDGVILLMDSTADPYTQTNVVIIGNMEARGIPIIIAANKIDLPDAAPQRIKNAFPQHRVVPVSALKGDNMEELYEEMAKVFG
- the eif1A gene encoding translation initiation factor eIF-1A is translated as MVEIEGAEGEVIRVRIPQRKNREVLAIVEKMLGGRRVLVQCEDGVERMARIPGRLKRKQWINVGDVVIIVPWEFQDEKADLIHKYTRPQAEWLRRKGYLK